A single genomic interval of Clostridiisalibacter paucivorans DSM 22131 harbors:
- a CDS encoding ABC transporter permease, which translates to MEWNIVLETLSTQGMKLLKEHLILVGIALSIGIIIALPLSILLTRYPFKKWTKEILSFLNTAQGVPSLAVVAIFLPIMGVGFVPSVIALTLYGLLPIVRNTIAGINDVDDDILEAAKGMGMSNKMILRKVELPLALPVIIAGIQTSAVLTVGTATIAVLIGGGGLGNLIFTGISTFNPALILTGSIMTAAIAIILDQSIGFLQKRLSSHRG; encoded by the coding sequence ATGGAATGGAATATTGTTTTGGAAACCCTTAGTACCCAAGGTATGAAATTGCTAAAAGAACATTTGATATTAGTTGGTATTGCACTGTCTATTGGTATAATAATAGCTTTACCATTGAGTATATTGTTGACAAGGTATCCATTTAAAAAGTGGACAAAGGAAATATTATCCTTTTTAAATACTGCTCAAGGAGTGCCTAGTCTTGCTGTAGTGGCAATTTTTCTACCGATAATGGGTGTAGGTTTTGTACCCAGTGTTATTGCATTGACTTTATATGGACTTTTACCTATCGTTAGAAACACTATAGCTGGTATAAATGATGTGGATGACGACATTCTAGAGGCAGCAAAGGGGATGGGTATGTCTAATAAAATGATTTTGAGAAAGGTGGAATTACCATTGGCATTACCTGTTATTATTGCAGGTATCCAGACATCAGCTGTATTAACGGTAGGCACAGCTACAATAGCAGTTCTAATTGGAGGAGGAGGGTTAGGCAATCTTATATTTACTGGAATAAGTACCTTTAACCCTGCATTAATACTTACTGGATCCATTATGACGGCAGCAATAGCAATAATTCTAGATCAATCTATAGGATTTTTGCAAAAAAGATTATCATCCCATA
- a CDS encoding ABC transporter permease: protein MSVVNYFIKNIDKIWRFTVNHFILIVLAICAALLIWVSVGIVIRNNEKLANGILGFGSLMMSIPSIALYGILVTVPGFGLSRRSAVFGLLLYSMLPIVRNVYIALNQVDKSILEAAKGMGMSSKQILFKVQLPLAIPVILAGVRVAVVMMVGIATLAVYIGERNLGSLIEQGIRRTHFDMIMVGAVLVSMMAIAIDLLMGKLENKLVSPGLVSEDKGDKVVS, encoded by the coding sequence ATGTCAGTAGTTAATTATTTTATAAAAAATATAGATAAGATTTGGAGATTTACAGTAAATCACTTTATTTTAATAGTATTAGCTATTTGTGCAGCATTATTGATATGGGTGTCGGTAGGGATTGTCATAAGAAATAATGAAAAATTAGCAAATGGTATATTAGGTTTTGGAAGTTTGATGATGTCTATACCTAGTATTGCATTATATGGAATACTAGTAACGGTACCAGGGTTTGGACTATCAAGGAGGAGTGCTGTTTTTGGATTATTACTATACTCTATGTTACCTATAGTCAGAAATGTTTATATAGCACTTAATCAAGTAGATAAAAGTATATTGGAGGCAGCAAAGGGAATGGGCATGTCTTCTAAGCAGATACTATTTAAAGTACAATTGCCTTTAGCTATTCCTGTTATATTGGCAGGTGTTAGAGTAGCAGTTGTAATGATGGTAGGCATAGCAACTTTAGCTGTTTATATTGGAGAGCGGAATTTAGGAAGTCTTATTGAGCAAGGTATAAGGAGAACCCATTTTGATATGATTATGGTAGGTGCTGTCCTTGTATCAATGATGGCAATCGCTATAGATTTATTAATGGGTAAATTAGAAAATAAATTAGTTTCTCCAGGTCTTGTATCAGAGGACAAAGGTGACAAGGTGGTGTCTTAG
- a CDS encoding ABC transporter ATP-binding protein (Members of the family are the ATP-binding subunit of ABC transporters for substrates such as betaine, L-proline or other amino acids, choline, carnitine, etc. The substrate specificity is best determined from the substrate-binding subunit, rather than this subunit, as it interacts with the permease subunit and not with substrate directly.) yields MIEIKNVVKEYPKMERPAVDNLSLDIEEGKICVFLGPSGCGKTTTLKMINRIIEPTSGAIYVNGINVLEQNPDELRRGIGYVIQKTGLFPHLTVYDNIATVPRLLKWDEEKIRERVDNLLTMVELDPEENKNKYPKALSGGQRQRVGVARALAGNPPCMLMDEPFSAVDPVTRTQLQNEFLRIQRKLKKTICFVTHDIDEAIKMGDKIAIIDNGSLVQYDTPENILLNPVNEFVEDFVGSDRSLKVLSLLNIRSVMKKRVNAIKLNWDMGEIKEYFENSKRKWGLVSNDQNMIIGYIARQDLSKGSSSEGWRRIVKPIHSSLSLDSTLRDAMAQMLQHDISSVPVIDEDDKFVGIVDMNDIQKHIGEAYNEYGQEEMSDINVSS; encoded by the coding sequence ATGATAGAAATTAAGAATGTAGTAAAGGAATATCCAAAAATGGAGAGACCAGCAGTAGATAATTTATCCTTAGATATTGAAGAGGGTAAAATATGCGTTTTTCTTGGCCCATCAGGTTGTGGTAAAACAACCACATTAAAGATGATAAATAGAATCATTGAACCTACATCTGGGGCCATATATGTCAACGGAATAAATGTCTTGGAGCAGAATCCCGATGAACTTAGAAGGGGTATAGGATATGTAATACAAAAGACAGGATTATTTCCACATCTTACCGTATATGATAATATTGCTACCGTACCAAGGCTTTTAAAATGGGACGAGGAAAAGATACGGGAGAGAGTAGACAATCTTTTAACTATGGTAGAATTAGATCCAGAAGAAAATAAGAATAAATATCCCAAGGCTTTGTCTGGGGGACAAAGGCAGAGAGTAGGGGTTGCTAGGGCATTAGCAGGGAATCCTCCTTGTATGTTAATGGACGAGCCATTTAGTGCTGTAGATCCTGTAACTAGAACTCAGCTACAGAATGAATTTTTAAGAATACAGCGAAAGTTGAAGAAGACTATATGTTTTGTTACCCATGATATAGATGAGGCTATAAAAATGGGAGACAAAATAGCTATTATTGATAATGGTAGCCTTGTACAATATGATACGCCAGAAAATATACTTTTAAATCCTGTCAATGAGTTCGTGGAAGATTTTGTGGGTTCTGATAGATCCCTTAAAGTATTGAGTCTGTTAAATATAAGATCTGTAATGAAAAAGAGAGTCAATGCTATAAAACTCAATTGGGATATGGGGGAAATAAAAGAGTATTTTGAAAATAGTAAAAGAAAATGGGGACTAGTTTCTAATGATCAAAATATGATAATAGGATATATAGCTAGACAGGACTTATCTAAAGGTTCTAGTAGCGAAGGATGGAGAAGGATAGTAAAGCCAATCCATTCAAGTCTATCTTTGGATTCCACATTAAGGGATGCAATGGCACAAATGTTACAACATGATATAAGTTCTGTACCAGTGATTGATGAAGATGATAAATTTGTTGGCATAGTAGATATGAATGATATACAAAAGCATATAGGGGAGGCCTATAATGAATATGGACAGGAAGAAATGAGTGATATAAATGTCAGTAGTTAA
- the prxU gene encoding thioredoxin-dependent peroxiredoxin (Most members of this family contain a selenocysteine.) has translation MLIGRKAPEFSAVGYYQEDIREFKLKDFMGKWIILCFYPGDFTFGCPTELSSIALKYNELSKLDAQVMTISVDSPFSHKVWNEEELSKMIGNDMPFPMLSDPGGKIGALYNVYDDELGIDLRGRFIIDPEGIIQSAEILTPYVGRNPEELIRQLKAYRHHYITGEFTPSGWTEGEIAIKPSTKIAGRVWKLWDPKNKG, from the coding sequence ATGCTTATAGGAAGAAAGGCACCAGAGTTTTCTGCTGTGGGTTATTATCAGGAAGATATAAGGGAGTTTAAGCTTAAAGATTTTATGGGCAAGTGGATAATATTATGTTTTTATCCAGGTGATTTCACCTTTGGATGTCCTACTGAATTATCCAGTATAGCGTTAAAATATAATGAATTATCTAAATTAGATGCACAAGTTATGACAATAAGTGTTGATAGTCCATTTTCTCATAAAGTATGGAATGAGGAAGAATTATCCAAGATGATAGGAAATGATATGCCATTCCCTATGTTATCAGACCCAGGAGGTAAAATAGGTGCATTATATAATGTATATGATGATGAGTTAGGTATTGATTTAAGGGGAAGATTTATTATTGATCCAGAGGGAATAATACAATCAGCTGAGATATTGACCCCATATGTAGGGAGAAATCCTGAGGAATTAATAAGACAACTTAAGGCATACAGACATCACTATATAACAGGTGAATTTACACCTTCAGGATGGACTGAAGGTGAAATTGCCATAAAGCCTTCTACTAAAATTGCAGGTAGGGTTTGGAAACTATGGGATCCTAAAAATAAAGGATGA
- a CDS encoding YbaK/EbsC family protein: MGVEKVRSYFKSRGIDFPIYEFDISTATVDLAAQALGVKPALIAKTMAFKLKDRYIVVVTKGDARIDNRKFKDTFLSKAKMVKADEVLNVTGYPVGGVCPFGLKEDLDIYLDMTLKEFEYVYPAAGTANSAVKITPEELMDVTSGIEVDVCK, encoded by the coding sequence ATGGGAGTAGAGAAGGTAAGAAGTTATTTTAAAAGTAGGGGGATAGATTTTCCTATATATGAATTTGATATCAGCACAGCCACTGTAGATTTGGCTGCACAGGCATTAGGAGTTAAACCTGCTTTAATAGCTAAGACAATGGCATTTAAATTGAAAGACAGGTATATTGTAGTTGTAACAAAGGGGGATGCAAGGATAGACAATAGGAAATTCAAAGATACCTTTTTAAGCAAGGCAAAAATGGTAAAGGCAGATGAAGTGTTAAATGTAACGGGATACCCTGTAGGTGGGGTATGTCCCTTTGGTTTAAAAGAGGATCTAGATATATATTTAGATATGACACTAAAAGAATTTGAATATGTATATCCTGCTGCTGGGACTGCCAATTCTGCAGTAAAAATAACTCCAGAGGAGTTAATGGATGTAACAAGTGGGATTGAAGTAGATGTATGCAAATAA
- a CDS encoding NAD(P)-dependent oxidoreductase encodes MAAKHIIEEANRCLQCKNPRCIKGCPVETPIKESIAMLLNGNILEAGEKLFLNNPLSVVCSLVCPHEKFCEGSCVLSNKGNPIQWSSIEHYISDYYLDKVDLKPNIDKNKKIAIIGSGPAGITISIILALKGYDITIFEMHDKIGGVLRYGIPGFRFPKDIVDRIKNQLIEIGVKIRPNITIGPVITIDDLFNDGYKAIFIGTGVWSPKPLRIKGESLGHVHYAIDYLKNPNVYNLGKKLCIIGAGNVAMDVARTALRKGVREVYIMYRKGAEEMSASENEIDYAKLDGVKFEYYKTPIEIVDEGIKYLKTSKVVKDEKVEFISDPSKEYLFESDSVIIAISQGPKANIVSNTKGISINNKGLVSTDEEGNTTREGVFASGDVVTGAKTVVEAVKFSKGVAEAIDEYVKEKYDI; translated from the coding sequence ATGGCTGCAAAACATATTATAGAGGAAGCCAATAGATGTCTACAGTGCAAAAATCCTAGATGTATAAAGGGTTGTCCTGTAGAAACTCCTATAAAAGAATCTATAGCAATGCTTTTAAATGGGAATATATTAGAAGCAGGTGAAAAATTGTTTTTAAATAATCCTCTGTCAGTAGTTTGTTCATTGGTTTGTCCCCATGAAAAATTTTGTGAGGGAAGTTGTGTTCTATCTAACAAGGGAAATCCTATTCAATGGAGTTCCATTGAGCATTATATTTCTGATTATTATTTAGATAAAGTAGATTTAAAACCTAATATAGATAAAAATAAAAAAATAGCTATAATAGGTTCGGGCCCAGCTGGTATAACTATATCTATAATACTAGCCCTTAAAGGTTATGATATAACAATATTTGAAATGCATGACAAAATAGGAGGCGTATTAAGGTATGGAATCCCAGGTTTTAGATTTCCTAAGGATATAGTAGATAGGATAAAGAATCAGTTGATAGAAATAGGAGTGAAAATAAGACCTAATATAACAATAGGGCCAGTAATAACTATAGATGATCTATTTAACGATGGATATAAAGCTATATTTATAGGTACAGGGGTATGGAGTCCTAAACCTTTGAGGATAAAGGGAGAGAGTTTAGGGCATGTACATTATGCAATAGATTATTTAAAAAATCCAAATGTATATAATCTGGGAAAAAAATTGTGCATAATAGGTGCAGGTAATGTAGCTATGGATGTAGCTCGAACAGCATTAAGAAAAGGAGTAAGGGAAGTATATATTATGTATAGAAAAGGTGCTGAAGAAATGTCAGCCAGTGAAAATGAAATAGATTATGCTAAACTTGATGGGGTAAAATTTGAGTATTACAAGACACCTATTGAGATAGTAGATGAGGGTATAAAATATTTAAAGACATCAAAGGTAGTAAAAGATGAAAAAGTAGAATTTATATCTGATCCAAGTAAAGAGTATTTATTTGAATCTGATTCGGTTATTATAGCGATAAGTCAAGGACCAAAAGCCAATATAGTATCTAATACAAAGGGTATTTCCATAAATAATAAGGGATTAGTATCTACTGATGAAGAGGGAAATACAACTAGGGAAGGAGTATTTGCATCAGGAGATGTGGTAACTGGAGCAAAAACAGTAGTAGAGGCAGTTAAATTTTCTAAAGGTGTAGCAGAGGCAATAGATGAATATGTTAAGGAAAAGTACGATATCTGA
- a CDS encoding type 1 glutamine amidotransferase domain-containing protein — MRKVAILVENIYEDMELQYPLFRLREEGFQVDLIGTEKGVVYKGKKGYPAKSDLASNEISADDYDAVIIPGGYSPDHMRRCPATVDFVRNMDKKEKVIAAICHGPWMMASCCDLKGKKLTAFFSIKDDLVNAGGVFVDEEVVIDGHLITSRTPKDLIPFTKAIINKLK, encoded by the coding sequence GTGAGAAAGGTAGCTATTTTGGTTGAGAATATTTATGAAGATATGGAATTACAATATCCATTATTTAGATTGAGAGAGGAAGGATTTCAAGTAGATTTAATAGGCACTGAAAAAGGGGTAGTATATAAAGGAAAGAAAGGATATCCTGCTAAAAGTGATCTTGCATCTAATGAAATAAGTGCAGATGATTATGATGCAGTAATAATTCCTGGAGGATATTCACCTGATCATATGAGGAGATGTCCAGCAACAGTAGATTTTGTAAGGAATATGGATAAGAAAGAGAAGGTTATAGCAGCAATATGCCATGGACCTTGGATGATGGCATCCTGTTGTGATTTAAAAGGTAAAAAATTAACAGCCTTTTTTTCAATAAAAGATGATTTAGTTAATGCAGGTGGAGTATTTGTTGATGAAGAAGTCGTTATAGATGGTCACTTGATAACATCTAGAACACCTAAAGACTTAATACCATTTACTAAGGCTATAATAAATAAATTAAAATAA
- a CDS encoding S41 family peptidase, with translation MKRIAAMFMVVIMLIACLGTDLALAESKDKLSTTEMKADLDYLIDTLKSVHTSTIEGFNKVQKNKIEDAYDKIERPLTKDEFFFVVNDIITSLNDAHTVLELNKEDTRWIDMPFVWTEEGMIVTEDTDKLSRGDKILSIGKKTEKELYVEVNRIIPAENIYWKRNMARLYLTNELILDNLKLIKDDKVSIKLERSKRIINEELPLISMENIVDKNKQRNAYGWHLEEENSLAIFYIDKCIYNKKYEETVRDFFTAVSKNDIENIGIDLRRNSGGDSKAIEIFLKYLDIDKYDGFSTQIRYSKQAKEKIGYTKTSGYYIEKFKDIKNTNVDDKSLIYEDDIYILTSPDTFSTGNLFALLFRDNKLAEILGEPTGNATTVYGSVLEFKLANSGYKFTVPHKKLIRPDESKGYKDSVYPDISVYTKRKDIIDGIDSQMEKLRSLASKDGPNEYIKILLDEKDVTVKSTFSKKNIIMSSKPKIINGSTLIDIEGLKKITDIEVNITKDKIKIENKDSEIILIKGSKGALINSEWENLVQGPTEIDGVLLVPLRSIAEGLGYNIKWNGVQRKILLIK, from the coding sequence ATGAAAAGAATCGCGGCTATGTTCATGGTTGTCATTATGCTTATTGCCTGTTTGGGAACAGATTTAGCGTTAGCAGAAAGTAAAGATAAATTAAGTACAACTGAAATGAAAGCAGATTTAGACTATTTAATAGATACATTAAAGTCTGTACATACTTCAACTATAGAAGGCTTTAATAAAGTTCAAAAAAATAAGATAGAAGATGCATACGATAAAATAGAAAGACCTCTTACTAAAGATGAATTTTTTTTCGTAGTTAACGATATAATAACGTCGTTAAATGATGCCCATACAGTATTGGAACTAAATAAAGAGGATACAAGATGGATAGATATGCCTTTTGTATGGACTGAGGAAGGGATGATTGTAACAGAGGATACAGATAAACTATCTAGGGGAGATAAGATTCTCTCCATAGGTAAAAAAACAGAAAAAGAACTATATGTTGAGGTAAATAGAATAATACCTGCCGAAAATATATATTGGAAAAGAAATATGGCCAGATTATATCTGACTAATGAATTAATATTGGACAATTTAAAACTTATTAAGGATGATAAGGTAAGTATAAAATTAGAGAGAAGCAAGAGAATAATCAATGAAGAATTACCACTAATCTCTATGGAAAATATAGTAGATAAAAATAAACAGAGAAATGCCTATGGATGGCATCTAGAAGAAGAAAATTCTTTAGCTATTTTTTATATCGATAAATGCATATATAATAAAAAATATGAAGAAACAGTAAGGGATTTTTTTACAGCAGTAAGCAAAAATGATATAGAAAATATAGGTATAGATTTAAGGAGAAATTCAGGAGGAGATAGTAAAGCTATAGAAATCTTCTTAAAATATTTAGATATAGACAAATATGATGGTTTTAGTACTCAAATAAGGTATTCAAAACAGGCTAAAGAAAAAATAGGATATACCAAGACATCGGGATATTATATAGAGAAGTTTAAAGATATAAAAAATACTAATGTGGATGATAAAAGTCTAATATATGAAGATGATATATATATCCTTACATCACCTGATACCTTTAGCACTGGAAATTTATTTGCATTATTATTTAGAGATAATAAATTGGCAGAAATCTTAGGAGAACCCACTGGGAATGCTACTACTGTTTATGGTAGTGTACTAGAATTTAAATTAGCAAATAGTGGGTACAAATTTACTGTTCCCCATAAGAAATTGATAAGACCAGACGAATCCAAGGGATATAAGGATTCTGTATACCCTGATATATCAGTATATACTAAAAGAAAAGATATAATAGATGGTATTGACTCTCAAATGGAAAAGTTAAGGAGTTTGGCTAGTAAAGATGGTCCAAATGAGTATATAAAAATATTATTAGATGAAAAAGATGTAACAGTTAAAAGTACATTTTCTAAGAAGAACATAATTATGTCTTCTAAGCCTAAAATTATAAATGGAAGTACATTAATAGATATCGAGGGATTAAAAAAGATTACAGATATAGAAGTGAATATAACTAAGGATAAAATAAAAATAGAGAATAAAGATTCAGAAATTATTCTTATAAAGGGGTCTAAAGGAGCATTGATAAATAGTGAATGGGAAAATTTAGTCCAAGGTCCTACAGAAATAGATGGGGTATTATTAGTTCCTTTAAGATCAATAGCAGAAGGATTGGGATACAATATAAAATGGAATGGAGTTCAAAGAAAAATATTACTTATAAAATAG
- a CDS encoding peroxiredoxin, whose translation MSKDINCLKIGMKAPNFSADTTFGPIKFSDFKGKWVVFFSHPGDFTPVCTTEFLSFARYYPYFKKRNVELLGLSIDSNPSHLAWVYNIYRNTGIEIPFPIVADRDGSISRLYGMISPDVSDKETVRNVFIIDEKQIIRAILIYPLTNGRNISEILRLVDALQISDKDKVATPANWMPGQRVVVPPPKTYKELKKRINCPGDLQCIDWYLCFK comes from the coding sequence ATGAGTAAAGATATTAATTGTCTTAAAATAGGTATGAAGGCTCCAAATTTTAGTGCAGATACAACATTTGGCCCTATTAAATTTTCTGATTTTAAAGGAAAATGGGTGGTATTCTTTTCCCATCCTGGAGATTTTACTCCTGTGTGCACTACAGAATTTCTATCATTTGCCAGATATTATCCATATTTTAAAAAGAGAAATGTTGAGCTTTTAGGATTGAGCATAGATAGCAATCCTTCTCATTTAGCCTGGGTATACAATATATACCGCAATACTGGAATAGAGATCCCATTTCCTATTGTAGCTGACAGGGATGGTAGTATATCTAGATTATATGGCATGATATCTCCAGATGTTAGTGATAAGGAAACAGTTAGAAATGTATTCATAATAGATGAAAAGCAGATTATAAGGGCCATATTGATCTATCCATTGACCAATGGTAGAAACATATCTGAAATATTAAGATTAGTAGATGCATTACAAATTTCAGATAAAGATAAGGTTGCTACTCCAGCAAATTGGATGCCAGGTCAAAGAGTAGTTGTACCTCCTCCAAAGACATATAAAGAGCTGAAAAAGAGAATAAATTGTCCTGGTGATTTACAGTGTATAGATTGGTATTTATGTTTTAAATAG